One region of Marivirga arenosa genomic DNA includes:
- a CDS encoding mechanosensitive ion channel family protein — protein MISLLSELGIKEPYLRLLVVSFISLLIGIIVRFLFFKILFLLNKKKSRRTVELLQDRFEGSIFLFLPVLIIHTLIPKFGLEEDFRSALHIITEVLIIVSFTIVVIRLVFFLQDVLYGKFNDDSDVKGRQVITQIVFFRKLITFVIILVAVCLILMQFDSVRKYGATILTSAGVAGIIIGFAAQKTLANFLAGLQIAFTQPIKIGDALYVEDEWGWVEEINLTYIVIKIWDRRRLVLPITYFTEQVYENWTKRHSDINGTVFIYTDYTIPVNAIRRKFEQILEDTALWDGNSQIVQVTGASEKTMEIRLLMSAKNSMISWDLRCHVREEIITFIQKEYPEALPKTRLELNHLPDSKT, from the coding sequence ATGATATCATTACTATCTGAATTAGGAATAAAAGAGCCTTATCTTAGATTACTTGTTGTTTCATTCATTTCTTTATTAATAGGGATTATCGTAAGGTTCTTATTCTTTAAAATTCTGTTTTTATTAAATAAAAAGAAAAGCAGAAGAACTGTAGAACTGTTACAGGATAGGTTTGAAGGGAGTATATTTTTATTTCTACCAGTACTCATCATTCATACACTTATCCCTAAGTTTGGATTAGAAGAAGATTTCCGATCGGCCTTACATATTATTACCGAAGTATTGATTATAGTTTCTTTTACTATAGTCGTAATAAGGCTTGTGTTTTTTCTTCAGGATGTTCTTTATGGAAAATTTAATGATGATAGTGATGTAAAAGGTAGGCAAGTTATCACTCAAATTGTGTTTTTTAGAAAGTTAATCACTTTCGTGATAATTCTTGTGGCGGTTTGCCTAATTCTCATGCAATTTGATAGTGTAAGGAAGTATGGGGCTACAATACTTACTTCTGCCGGTGTAGCCGGTATTATCATTGGTTTTGCTGCCCAAAAGACATTAGCCAATTTTTTAGCAGGCCTACAAATTGCATTTACTCAACCTATTAAAATTGGTGATGCACTTTATGTTGAAGACGAATGGGGTTGGGTAGAAGAGATTAATCTTACTTACATTGTGATAAAAATATGGGATAGAAGACGCTTGGTTTTACCCATTACCTATTTTACTGAACAGGTATATGAAAATTGGACTAAAAGACATTCTGATATCAATGGTACTGTTTTTATTTACACTGATTACACCATCCCAGTTAATGCTATAAGAAGGAAGTTTGAACAAATACTAGAAGATACAGCACTCTGGGACGGTAATTCGCAAATAGTTCAAGTTACAGGAGCTTCTGAAAAAACTATGGAAATTCGTTTGCTCATGTCTGCTAAGAATTCAATGATTTCATGGGATTTAAGATGTCATGTAAGAGAAGAGATTATTACATTTATTCAAAAAGAATATCCTGAAGCTTTACCTAAAACAAGGTTGGAACTTAATCATTTGCCAGACTCTAAAACTTGA
- a CDS encoding acyl-CoA dehydrogenase family protein, giving the protein MNTNDQFESPDFYSLDSLLTDEHKLIRQSIRDFVKKEISPNIEEWAQNAHFPYEIVKKFGDVGAFGPTIPEEYGGGGLDYISYGLIMQEIERGDSGMRSTASVQGSLVMYPIYTYGNEEQRKKYLPKLASGEWLGSFGLTEPDHGSNPSGMTTNFKDKGDHYLLNGAKMWISNSPKCDVAVVWAKNEEGRIHGLIVERGMEGFTTPETHGKWSLRASATGELVFDNVKVPKENLLEGKSGLGAPMKCLDSARFGIAWGAIGAAMDCYDSARRYSLERHQFGKPIASFQLTQKKLSEMLTEITKSQLLNYRIAQLMDEGKATTPQISMAKRNAVEVALNIAREARQIHGGMGITGDYPMMRHMANLESVVTYEGTHDIHLLILGREITGIPAFE; this is encoded by the coding sequence ATGAATACTAACGATCAATTTGAGTCACCTGATTTTTACAGTTTAGATAGCTTATTAACGGATGAGCATAAATTAATTAGACAATCTATCCGTGATTTTGTCAAAAAAGAAATCAGTCCCAACATAGAAGAATGGGCTCAAAATGCGCATTTCCCTTATGAGATAGTAAAGAAATTTGGTGATGTAGGGGCCTTTGGTCCAACTATTCCGGAAGAGTATGGTGGAGGAGGTTTAGATTATATCTCTTATGGATTAATCATGCAGGAAATCGAAAGAGGAGATTCAGGTATGCGTTCAACTGCATCTGTTCAAGGGTCGTTAGTGATGTATCCGATCTACACTTATGGTAATGAGGAACAAAGAAAGAAATATCTACCGAAATTAGCTTCTGGTGAGTGGTTAGGTAGCTTTGGATTAACTGAGCCTGATCATGGTTCAAATCCAAGCGGAATGACCACTAATTTCAAAGATAAGGGCGACCATTACTTATTGAATGGTGCTAAAATGTGGATTTCTAATTCTCCAAAATGCGATGTTGCAGTAGTTTGGGCTAAAAATGAGGAAGGTAGAATTCATGGATTAATTGTTGAGCGTGGAATGGAAGGTTTCACAACTCCTGAGACTCATGGGAAATGGTCTTTAAGAGCTAGTGCAACAGGAGAGTTAGTATTTGATAATGTGAAAGTTCCTAAAGAAAATTTATTAGAGGGAAAATCTGGATTAGGTGCACCAATGAAGTGTTTAGATTCAGCTCGTTTCGGTATCGCTTGGGGAGCTATTGGTGCGGCTATGGATTGTTATGATTCAGCTAGAAGATATTCATTAGAGCGTCATCAATTTGGAAAGCCAATTGCTTCTTTTCAGTTGACGCAGAAGAAGTTATCGGAGATGCTTACTGAAATCACCAAGTCTCAATTATTGAATTATAGAATTGCTCAATTGATGGATGAAGGCAAGGCTACAACGCCTCAAATTTCAATGGCGAAAAGAAATGCAGTTGAAGTAGCATTGAACATAGCAAGAGAAGCAAGACAGATCCATGGAGGTATGGGAATCACTGGAGATTACCCAATGATGCGTCATATGGCCAACTTAGAGTCTGTTGTAACGTATGAAGGTACACACGACATTCATTTATTGATACTAGGCAGAGAGATTACTGGAATCCCTGCATTTGAATAA
- a CDS encoding tryptophan 2,3-dioxygenase family protein, whose product MEKKQISESLEKLNLKYQSMGQDLSAYLDGLLLSNYTTYWDYINVDTLLTLQTPKTDFPDEEIFIIYHQITELYFKMCLNEMEQIAHNGKEIGENGEDLGWRSELDVNFFIQRLNRMNRYFETLTKSFEIMVQGMEKEQFQRFRMALLPASGFQSAQYRLIEFASTPLIKLVRKEKKQECENSSIEEQYEFVYWKQGATEVETGEKTLTLKQFEKKYKNEFISWIKRFENINIYKKYLSLSTEDQNKPELKEALRNFDLNVNVFWPLVHYKSAVRYLQQKNKDVPATGGTNWQEYLPPRFQKRIFFPTLWTEKEIEEWGKGWVVKEIFGEE is encoded by the coding sequence ATGGAGAAAAAACAAATTTCTGAAAGTCTCGAAAAACTAAATCTTAAATACCAATCAATGGGGCAAGATTTATCTGCTTATTTGGATGGCTTGCTTTTATCAAATTACACTACTTATTGGGATTACATAAATGTTGATACTTTATTGACTTTACAAACTCCCAAAACTGATTTTCCTGATGAAGAGATATTCATCATTTATCATCAAATTACTGAGCTTTATTTCAAAATGTGCTTAAATGAGATGGAGCAAATTGCACATAATGGAAAGGAAATCGGTGAGAATGGCGAGGACCTAGGTTGGAGATCAGAATTGGATGTAAATTTTTTCATCCAAAGATTAAATAGAATGAATCGTTATTTCGAAACGCTTACAAAATCATTCGAAATCATGGTTCAAGGAATGGAAAAAGAGCAATTTCAAAGGTTTAGAATGGCTTTACTTCCAGCTAGTGGTTTTCAGTCAGCTCAATATAGATTAATAGAATTTGCCTCTACTCCATTAATTAAGTTAGTGAGAAAAGAAAAAAAGCAGGAGTGTGAGAACAGTTCAATTGAAGAGCAATATGAATTTGTTTATTGGAAACAAGGAGCAACCGAAGTAGAAACTGGAGAGAAAACACTGACGCTAAAACAATTTGAGAAAAAATATAAAAATGAATTTATCAGCTGGATAAAGCGTTTTGAGAATATTAATATTTACAAGAAATATCTATCATTAAGTACTGAAGATCAAAATAAACCTGAATTAAAAGAAGCATTAAGGAATTTTGATTTGAATGTTAATGTTTTTTGGCCGTTAGTACATTACAAATCAGCAGTTAGGTATTTACAACAAAAAAACAAGGATGTACCCGCTACAGGTGGTACAAACTGGCAAGAATATCTACCCCCAAGATTTCAAAAAAGAATCTTCTTCCCAACTCTATGGACAGAAAAAGAAATCGAAGAATGGGGAAAAGGCTGGGTTGTAAAAGAAATATTCGGAGAAGAATAA
- a CDS encoding toxin-antitoxin system YwqK family antitoxin codes for MKFALSIILSIIPILLYSQSKEVKVYYDDERNMLKERYFVKDLDPSVLYGTYESYYISGELKSKGQYVDNETYGQWKYYYESGSLKMQGQLKDNSNHGLWSYYFENGKLRMQGKIFDGKREGNWKYYYETGILKSEGEYENDLKFGLWSYYSENGELKAKAIYKKGDGIYKEFYPNGSLKSEGFIKDEKSDSLWKNYYESGSIKSKGNYKEGAKQGKWTYYYENGSLSGEGEYIDNLSHGKWVYYHPNGQISAEGAEREGKKEGYWKLYFEDGGLKGEGVYDAGSGEYKEFYESGKLKLKGSVVDGKSEGTWEYYYETGEKEGEAEFSEGKGEYTGYYLNGDVKMKGEINDGIKVGTWELYDNKGEIAGYYKPIYEDYEPLLRTAKKDNDSTESNPQYNKPEYRYKSKGSSYFKSRNNDFPTLILQVNPFNMLFGDLQVAIEHNIQQRIGYELLYHTFRNPFFANSLNLRAGDNFFEGFGFSFRQRFYHKDSKFGMPYFGHSISYTNVNRFKFYENSDDQNEVLSAEMNAQGIRYGLLVGSRILQNLNDNGFTFDINLGINFNYYFFGDIKNEGQQTAIFADITDQPFRVQPIVGISFGYVFKLKNVKTLNP; via the coding sequence ATGAAGTTTGCTTTAAGTATCATATTATCCATTATTCCAATCCTTCTTTATTCCCAAAGTAAAGAGGTTAAGGTTTATTATGACGATGAGCGAAATATGTTGAAAGAAAGGTATTTCGTTAAAGATTTGGACCCTAGTGTGCTATATGGTACTTATGAATCCTATTACATTTCTGGAGAATTAAAAAGCAAAGGTCAATATGTAGATAATGAGACCTACGGTCAATGGAAATACTATTATGAAAGTGGCTCTTTAAAAATGCAGGGGCAACTAAAAGACAATTCTAATCATGGTCTTTGGTCTTATTATTTTGAGAATGGAAAGCTTAGAATGCAGGGTAAAATCTTTGATGGAAAAAGAGAAGGTAATTGGAAATACTATTACGAAACTGGGATATTAAAGAGTGAAGGTGAGTATGAAAATGATCTAAAATTTGGATTATGGTCTTATTATTCTGAAAATGGAGAGCTAAAAGCAAAAGCAATCTACAAAAAGGGGGATGGGATATATAAAGAATTTTATCCAAATGGAAGTTTAAAATCTGAAGGCTTTATAAAGGACGAAAAGAGCGATAGTCTATGGAAAAACTATTATGAATCTGGAAGTATAAAATCAAAAGGCAACTATAAAGAAGGGGCTAAACAAGGAAAATGGACTTACTATTATGAAAATGGTTCCCTATCCGGTGAAGGCGAATATATTGATAATTTGAGTCATGGGAAATGGGTATACTATCATCCTAATGGACAAATAAGTGCTGAAGGAGCAGAAAGAGAAGGAAAGAAAGAAGGGTATTGGAAATTGTATTTTGAAGATGGTGGATTAAAAGGTGAAGGAGTTTATGATGCTGGTAGCGGGGAATACAAAGAATTTTATGAAAGCGGTAAGCTGAAACTAAAAGGCTCTGTTGTTGATGGAAAAAGTGAAGGCACATGGGAATACTACTATGAAACGGGTGAAAAGGAAGGTGAAGCTGAATTTTCAGAAGGAAAAGGCGAATATACTGGATATTACCTTAATGGTGATGTCAAAATGAAAGGAGAAATTAATGATGGCATTAAAGTGGGGACATGGGAATTGTACGATAATAAAGGTGAAATTGCAGGTTACTATAAACCCATATATGAAGATTATGAACCTCTTTTAAGAACAGCTAAAAAGGATAATGATAGTACTGAATCAAATCCACAATACAACAAACCAGAGTATCGATATAAATCGAAGGGGAGTTCTTATTTCAAAAGTAGAAACAATGATTTCCCAACTTTAATACTGCAGGTAAACCCGTTCAATATGTTATTTGGGGATTTGCAAGTTGCTATAGAACATAATATTCAGCAAAGAATAGGCTATGAATTATTATACCACACTTTCAGAAACCCTTTCTTTGCAAACTCTCTAAACCTGAGAGCGGGAGATAACTTCTTTGAAGGATTTGGCTTTAGTTTTCGACAAAGATTCTACCATAAAGATTCAAAATTCGGAATGCCTTATTTCGGACATTCAATATCGTATACCAATGTTAATAGGTTTAAATTTTATGAAAACAGTGATGACCAGAATGAAGTACTTTCTGCAGAAATGAATGCGCAAGGAATTCGATATGGTTTATTGGTAGGTAGTAGAATACTTCAAAACCTCAATGACAATGGATTTACATTTGACATTAATCTGGGAATAAATTTTAATTATTATTTCTTCGGTGATATAAAAAACGAGGGGCAACAAACTGCTATATTTGCAGATATTACAGATCAGCCATTCAGGGTTCAACCTATAGTGGGGATTTCTTTTGGTTATGTGTTTAAACTGAAAAATGTAAAAACTTTGAATCCATAG
- a CDS encoding NAD(P)/FAD-dependent oxidoreductase, with translation MIEKEVVLKPEEAFNEEVVLSTIKNKLQLKDSQYFRIAKRSIDARSKEVKVRVKVEINNDTPLADRINYKISDLPKVHEAKQTAIIIGAGPAGLFAALRFIELGWKPVILERGKDVRSRRRDLADINKKHIVNSESNYCFGEGGAGTYSDGKLYTRSKKRGDIYRILEILVAHGAKEDIMIDAHPHIGTNKLPKIIQSIRDSIIEHGGEVHFNTKVTSFQVENNELKGVKANDKNYIADAYILATGHSARDIFHLLHESNILIEAKPFALGVRVEHPQRIIDQIQYKCDDRGEYLPASSYALVHQTYFNDKKRGVFSFCMCPGGFIVPAATESGEIVVNGMSPSRRDSKYANSGIVVAIELEDMLQFDDKGPFKGLALQESIEQQACKIAGNTQAAPAQRLIDFTQGKLSKDLPDTSYQPGLVSTRMDEVLPPFIAERLKTAFKAFGKKMKGYFTNEAIIVGVESRTSSPIRIPREKESLEHTQTKRLFPCGEGAGYAGGIVSAAMDGERCAERAVELYKIKNE, from the coding sequence ATGATAGAGAAAGAAGTAGTTTTAAAGCCAGAAGAGGCTTTCAACGAAGAAGTTGTATTATCAACTATAAAAAATAAGTTACAACTTAAAGACTCACAATACTTCAGAATAGCAAAAAGGTCAATTGATGCTAGATCAAAAGAAGTTAAGGTAAGAGTAAAAGTTGAAATCAATAATGATACTCCTTTAGCAGATAGAATAAACTATAAAATATCTGACTTACCTAAAGTTCATGAAGCCAAACAAACTGCAATTATTATTGGTGCAGGTCCGGCAGGATTATTTGCAGCACTTAGATTTATTGAATTAGGCTGGAAGCCTGTCATATTAGAGAGAGGAAAAGATGTTCGTTCCAGAAGAAGAGATTTGGCAGATATTAACAAAAAACATATTGTAAATTCTGAAAGTAATTATTGCTTTGGAGAAGGTGGTGCTGGCACCTATTCTGATGGAAAACTCTACACTCGCTCAAAGAAAAGAGGCGATATTTATAGAATTCTGGAAATTTTGGTTGCTCATGGTGCCAAAGAAGACATCATGATTGATGCGCATCCCCATATCGGCACTAATAAACTTCCAAAAATCATCCAAAGTATACGTGATAGTATAATTGAACATGGTGGTGAAGTACATTTTAACACCAAAGTAACTAGCTTTCAAGTAGAAAATAACGAGTTAAAAGGAGTAAAAGCTAATGATAAAAATTATATAGCGGATGCTTATATCTTAGCAACAGGTCATTCAGCCCGAGATATATTCCACCTGCTACATGAAAGTAATATTTTAATTGAAGCTAAGCCTTTTGCTTTAGGGGTTCGAGTGGAACATCCTCAACGGATAATTGATCAAATTCAATATAAATGTGATGATAGAGGAGAATACCTACCTGCCTCATCTTATGCATTAGTACATCAAACCTATTTTAATGATAAAAAAAGAGGGGTATTCTCTTTTTGCATGTGTCCAGGTGGTTTTATTGTTCCAGCAGCCACCGAAAGTGGAGAAATAGTGGTAAATGGAATGAGTCCATCAAGAAGAGATTCGAAATATGCTAATTCAGGAATTGTTGTGGCAATTGAACTGGAAGACATGCTTCAATTTGATGATAAGGGGCCTTTTAAAGGATTAGCATTACAAGAGAGCATTGAGCAGCAGGCTTGTAAAATTGCTGGAAATACTCAAGCTGCTCCAGCTCAACGACTAATTGATTTCACACAAGGAAAATTAAGTAAGGATTTACCTGACACTTCATATCAACCAGGTTTGGTATCCACTCGAATGGATGAAGTTTTACCTCCATTTATTGCAGAAAGATTGAAAACAGCTTTCAAAGCTTTTGGAAAGAAGATGAAGGGGTATTTTACCAATGAAGCAATTATTGTGGGGGTTGAAAGTAGAACTTCCTCCCCAATTCGTATCCCTAGAGAAAAAGAATCGTTAGAACATACGCAAACGAAAAGGCTCTTTCCTTGTGGTGAAGGTGCAGGCTATGCGGGTGGTATTGTTTCAGCTGCAATGGATGGTGAAAGATGTGCGGAAAGAGCTGTTGAATTATACAAAATTAAAAATGAGTAA
- a CDS encoding CoA-binding protein: MSKKTVIIGATPNPSRYAYFAADRLSNAGHEFVPVGIKKGEVFGEEIQDIRKSPEVKDVDTITLYLGARHQPEYYDYLLSLNPKRIIFNPGTENPELSKMAQEKGIETENACTLVMLGSGIY; the protein is encoded by the coding sequence ATGAGTAAAAAAACAGTTATAATAGGAGCTACTCCAAATCCTTCAAGGTATGCTTATTTTGCTGCCGATAGATTATCCAATGCAGGACATGAATTTGTACCTGTTGGCATAAAAAAAGGAGAGGTATTTGGAGAAGAAATTCAAGATATTAGAAAATCACCTGAGGTTAAGGATGTGGATACCATCACACTCTATCTGGGAGCTCGACATCAACCAGAATATTATGATTATTTACTATCATTAAATCCTAAAAGAATCATTTTCAACCCAGGTACAGAAAATCCTGAACTTTCTAAAATGGCTCAAGAAAAAGGAATAGAAACTGAAAACGCCTGTACTTTAGTGATGTTAGGCAGTGGGATTTATTAG
- a CDS encoding GAF domain-containing protein translates to MKIRDLAIRKKFILAFSILLIVMLSGACILALLWSQINNYQKVKSDMAEIMMKFDKAQKIEQDFLIFGWKDPDFLNNGKSKFTLDFFTQLDLVEQEIQSKISSDFINDRSLSQDFHSILTSAKSYRSSFDELRKLLLKRGFRDHGLEGEMRTFVHEVQECISAEEKVFAFSLRRHEKDFALRKDMGYVDKLHNTTDEFISFIENAKTEEFPHMINSYKRSTINAIRAYRNHFDKIVQTEIEIGLNERSGQFLELNRYKNQTEPQISLLYSKINSKYQEINQKAFYVVISTFIILLVTIALLVFYLRKTVSKPIIKLDNITKKVLSGDSNVSKELNHQSVDEIGSLYRNFHQMLENLEENLHLIKEKNQSLEKKNTEDLKQNWIINGLSHISDLMKSSQSDLKDFSYKIISEVVKYINANQGAFFILNDSNDHKEAFMELIGSYAFDRRKYIKKEINKGQGLVGQSWLEGDILYLTEVPTGYVNITSGLGEAPPRSIIIVPLKTENQILGVLEIASFKALEKHEKTFLKELSLRLGAVIESIKMQEKTNYLLKNSQEMTQQLRSQEEEMRQNMEELQATQEEMSRNEKTLHHKINFKNLQIDMMDGLLGKVYEGVLFFDHNFRIISSNNYVLKTLSYSEADLSGNHPDLILKSSIEKEIESLYNDPSFILTGVSERKESKIMDKYGSSYDCRYVLTKVEYNQKIYYSLLFNKTEAEFGKKVLKHLFQTKKVNI, encoded by the coding sequence ATGAAGATAAGAGATCTAGCTATCCGTAAAAAATTCATACTAGCATTTTCAATATTATTAATCGTAATGCTCTCAGGGGCATGTATTTTAGCCCTGCTATGGTCTCAAATCAATAATTATCAGAAAGTAAAATCTGATATGGCTGAAATCATGATGAAATTTGATAAAGCCCAGAAAATTGAGCAAGACTTTCTGATTTTCGGTTGGAAAGATCCAGATTTTTTAAATAATGGAAAAAGTAAGTTCACTCTAGATTTTTTCACTCAATTAGACTTAGTAGAGCAAGAAATACAATCTAAAATCTCTTCCGATTTTATAAATGATAGAAGTCTTAGTCAGGATTTTCATTCCATATTAACTTCTGCCAAAAGCTACCGCAGTTCTTTTGACGAGCTGCGAAAATTACTTTTGAAAAGAGGATTTAGAGATCATGGACTTGAAGGTGAAATGAGAACCTTTGTGCATGAGGTTCAAGAATGCATTTCTGCAGAGGAAAAAGTGTTTGCATTTAGTTTAAGAAGACATGAGAAAGATTTCGCTTTGAGGAAAGATATGGGCTATGTAGATAAACTACATAATACCACAGATGAATTTATTTCTTTTATTGAAAATGCAAAAACGGAAGAATTTCCTCATATGATAAATTCATACAAGAGGTCTACAATTAATGCTATTCGTGCCTACAGAAATCATTTCGACAAAATAGTTCAGACTGAAATTGAAATTGGCTTAAATGAGAGATCAGGTCAATTTTTAGAGTTAAATAGGTATAAGAACCAAACAGAACCGCAGATATCATTATTATACAGTAAAATCAACTCTAAATATCAAGAGATAAACCAAAAAGCATTTTATGTAGTAATTAGCACATTTATAATCCTATTAGTTACTATCGCACTATTAGTTTTTTATTTACGAAAAACTGTATCTAAACCTATCATAAAGTTGGATAACATTACAAAAAAAGTGCTTTCAGGTGATAGTAATGTTAGTAAAGAACTTAATCACCAGTCAGTTGATGAAATTGGAAGTCTATATAGAAACTTTCACCAAATGCTTGAAAATCTTGAAGAAAATCTTCATCTGATAAAAGAAAAAAATCAGTCTTTAGAAAAGAAGAATACAGAAGATCTAAAGCAAAATTGGATCATAAATGGATTGAGTCATATTAGCGATTTAATGAAATCAAGTCAATCTGACTTAAAAGATTTTTCTTACAAAATAATAAGTGAGGTAGTAAAATATATTAATGCTAATCAAGGAGCCTTCTTTATTCTAAATGATTCAAATGACCATAAAGAAGCCTTTATGGAATTGATAGGCTCATATGCCTTCGACCGTAGAAAATATATAAAAAAAGAAATCAATAAAGGTCAAGGGCTTGTAGGGCAAAGCTGGCTTGAAGGTGATATACTATATTTAACTGAAGTTCCTACAGGATATGTTAACATCACGTCAGGCTTGGGAGAAGCACCTCCCCGATCTATTATAATTGTACCTTTAAAAACAGAAAACCAAATTCTTGGTGTATTAGAAATCGCCTCTTTCAAAGCTTTGGAAAAACACGAAAAAACCTTTTTAAAGGAACTTTCTTTGAGATTAGGGGCAGTTATTGAGTCGATTAAAATGCAAGAAAAAACGAATTATTTACTTAAGAATTCTCAAGAAATGACTCAACAATTAAGGTCACAAGAAGAGGAAATGAGACAGAATATGGAGGAATTGCAGGCTACTCAAGAAGAAATGAGTAGAAATGAAAAAACTTTGCACCATAAAATTAACTTCAAAAATCTTCAAATTGATATGATGGACGGGTTACTTGGTAAAGTTTATGAAGGCGTATTATTTTTTGATCATAATTTTAGAATTATATCTAGCAATAATTACGTTTTAAAAACCCTTTCATATTCAGAGGCAGATTTAAGTGGTAATCATCCTGATTTAATTCTAAAGTCGTCCATTGAAAAAGAAATTGAATCACTCTATAATGACCCTTCTTTTATTTTGACAGGTGTATCTGAAAGAAAAGAAAGTAAAATAATGGATAAATATGGCAGTTCTTATGATTGCAGGTATGTACTGACTAAGGTTGAATACAATCAAAAGATTTATTACTCTTTACTATTCAATAAAACTGAAGCTGAGTTTGGGAAAAAAGTCTTAAAACACCTGTTTCAAACAAAAAAAGTAAATATTTAG
- the hisB gene encoding bifunctional histidinol-phosphatase/imidazoleglycerol-phosphate dehydratase HisB, whose translation MKKKVLFIDRDGTIIQEPPIDFQVDSLEKLEFLPYAISALQFIAQNSDYELVMVTNQDGLGTDSYPEDTFWPAHNKMLKQLEIEGITFAEQHIDRTFEEEGKDTRKPGTGLLKKYFSEEYDLANSFVIGDRKTDVQLAENLGAKSIFIGEDLKEATFSTQDWRQIAEYLVKPARTANINRKTNETDIKIELNLDGSGNANNSTGLKFFDHMLDQLGKHGGLDLSIQVDGDLEVDEHHTIEDTALALGEAFKQALGNKKGIYRYGFLLPMDDALAQVAIDFGGRPWINWDAEFKREMVGDMPTEMFFHFFKSFSDSSQCNLDIKVSGDNEHHKIEAIFKGWARAIKMAVSRDESRLNDLPSTKGAL comes from the coding sequence ATGAAAAAGAAAGTATTATTCATAGATAGAGACGGAACAATTATACAAGAACCACCGATTGATTTTCAGGTTGATTCACTCGAAAAGTTAGAGTTTTTACCCTATGCCATAAGTGCATTGCAATTCATAGCTCAAAACTCTGATTATGAATTGGTAATGGTTACAAATCAAGATGGTTTAGGAACTGATTCATATCCAGAAGATACCTTCTGGCCAGCTCATAATAAAATGTTAAAGCAATTAGAAATTGAGGGGATTACTTTTGCAGAGCAACATATTGATAGAACCTTTGAAGAAGAGGGAAAAGATACCCGTAAACCAGGGACGGGCCTTTTGAAAAAATACTTTTCTGAGGAGTATGATTTGGCAAATAGTTTTGTGATTGGTGACAGGAAGACGGATGTTCAATTAGCGGAAAACTTGGGAGCGAAGTCTATTTTTATTGGAGAAGATTTAAAGGAAGCTACTTTTTCAACTCAAGATTGGAGACAGATTGCTGAATATTTAGTTAAGCCTGCTCGCACTGCCAATATAAATCGTAAGACGAATGAAACGGATATTAAGATTGAATTGAATCTTGATGGAAGTGGAAATGCCAATAATTCAACTGGCTTAAAGTTTTTTGACCATATGCTCGATCAGTTAGGTAAGCATGGTGGATTAGATTTAAGTATTCAAGTTGATGGTGATTTAGAAGTTGATGAGCACCATACTATAGAAGATACGGCTTTAGCATTAGGAGAGGCATTCAAACAAGCATTGGGCAATAAAAAAGGAATATATAGATATGGTTTTTTATTACCTATGGATGATGCTTTAGCTCAAGTAGCAATTGATTTCGGTGGAAGGCCTTGGATAAATTGGGATGCGGAATTCAAGAGAGAAATGGTAGGGGACATGCCTACTGAAATGTTTTTCCATTTCTTTAAATCATTCTCTGATTCATCTCAATGTAATTTAGATATTAAGGTCAGCGGGGATAATGAGCACCATAAGATTGAAGCCATATTCAAAGGCTGGGCCAGAGCTATAAAAATGGCAGTCAGCCGTGATGAAAGCAGATTGAATGATCTTCCTTCCACAAAAGGTGCATTATAA